The following DNA comes from Croceicoccus sp. YJ47.
GCGCGACATCGGTCAGCATTTCTCGGTCAACCGGATGCTGAGCTTCGATTCGGTGAAGCTGCGTCTCGATCGGGAGCAATCCTTGAGCTTCCTCGAATTCAATTACATGATCTTGCAGGCGTATGATTTCCGCGAATTGTCGCGGCGGTATGATTGCCGGTTGCAGATGGGCGGTTCGGATCAGTGGGGCAACATCGTCAACGGGATCGAGCTCACGCGCCGCGTCGATGCGCGCGAGGTGTACGGGCTGACCACGCCGCTGCTGACGACGGCGGATGGCGCGAAGATGGGCAAGTCGGTGAACGGTGCGGTGTGGCTCAATGAAGAGATGCTGCCCGCGTATGATTTCTGGCAATACTGGCGCAATTGCGACGACCGGGACGTGGGCCGGTTCCTGCGGCTTTTCACTGATCTGCCGCTGGCCGAAATCGCGGAGCTGGAGGCGGCGGAAGGCGCCGGGATCAACGCCGCGAAGGTGCGGCTCGCCAATGAGGTAACCGCCCTTTGCCGGGGCGAGGATGCCGCGAAAAAGGCCGAGGCCACGGCGCAGGCCACCTTTGCCGCAGGCGGCGTTGGCGGCGATCTTCCCGTGTTCGCGGTGCCCGCAGAAGGCGTCGCCATCGTCGATGCACTCATCGGCGTGGGCTTTGCCAAGTCGAAGGGCGAGGCACGCCGCCTGATCGCGGGCGGCGGTGCGCGGCTGAACGGGGAGCAGGTCGCGGACGAAACCATGCATATCGCGGCCCCGTCCGAAGACATGCGCATTTCGGCCGGGAAAAAGCGCCACGGCATCCTGCGCGGCTGACCCCCGACCTGCGCCTTATCCGTAGGCGCCTGTTTACCATATGTTATCCAGTGGGTGTTAAGCCCATGATCTGGATTAACATATGGGGGCGCAGGTGCAGGGCGGCGCACGATTATCGGTCACGGATCTTCGCAGGGCGACACGCCACCCGGTCGATTGTCCGGTGGTGGCGGACCACCGCATCCACGGCGATCTGCCGATGCGCCTTTGCAATATTTCCGCGAACGGTTTCATGGCGCAAAGCGACGTCACGCTCGATCGCGGGGAAAGGCTGACCGTACGCCTGCCCGAAATCGGACGGATCGA
Coding sequences within:
- the tyrS gene encoding tyrosine--tRNA ligase, producing MTYKSQLLRTLDERGYIHQATDADALDTLAAKEIVPGYIGFDPTAPSLHVGSLVQIMMLRRLQQAGHKPIVVMGGGTGKIGDPSFKDEARSMMTEDVIASNVASIRKVFSRLLNFGDGPTDAVMVDNAEWLDRLEYIPFLRDIGQHFSVNRMLSFDSVKLRLDREQSLSFLEFNYMILQAYDFRELSRRYDCRLQMGGSDQWGNIVNGIELTRRVDAREVYGLTTPLLTTADGAKMGKSVNGAVWLNEEMLPAYDFWQYWRNCDDRDVGRFLRLFTDLPLAEIAELEAAEGAGINAAKVRLANEVTALCRGEDAAKKAEATAQATFAAGGVGGDLPVFAVPAEGVAIVDALIGVGFAKSKGEARRLIAGGGARLNGEQVADETMHIAAPSEDMRISAGKKRHGILRG
- a CDS encoding PilZ domain-containing protein, whose translation is MGAQVQGGARLSVTDLRRATRHPVDCPVVADHRIHGDLPMRLCNISANGFMAQSDVTLDRGERLTVRLPEIGRIEAHVIWSADGRAGCQLERVIPPDRFTRMLSQMKPKARIRPRG